A stretch of the Streptomyces sp. NBC_01428 genome encodes the following:
- a CDS encoding ABC transporter ATP-binding protein, which produces MLTSSPRPVDRPAAGPATPAAALNGHDLVLRYGAKPVVHGVSLALEPGRATALVGPNGSGKSTLLRSLSRLHRIEDGRVTLGAADGTSERDAALLSSRQFAREVTLFSQSRPAPQGLTVAEVVAFGRHPYRRGFGGPSVEDRSAVDRAMGVTGVRDMAGRLVGELSGGEMQRVWLAACLAQDTGVVLLDEPTNHLDLRYQIETLDLVRDLVEEHGIAVGIVLHDLDQASRVADTLILMSSGRVHAAGKPVDVLTAENISEVYDIRVEVAVDPRTGRLRIDPIGRYPA; this is translated from the coding sequence ATGCTCACAAGCTCCCCCCGGCCCGTCGACCGCCCCGCGGCCGGCCCTGCCACGCCGGCGGCCGCCCTCAACGGGCACGACCTGGTGCTGAGGTACGGCGCCAAGCCCGTGGTCCACGGCGTGTCCCTCGCCCTCGAACCCGGTCGCGCCACCGCACTGGTGGGGCCGAACGGCAGCGGGAAGTCCACACTGCTGCGCTCGCTCTCCCGACTGCACCGGATCGAGGACGGACGGGTGACCCTGGGCGCCGCCGACGGGACGTCCGAACGCGACGCAGCCCTGCTCAGCTCCCGGCAGTTCGCCCGCGAGGTCACGCTCTTCTCCCAGTCGAGGCCCGCGCCCCAGGGACTGACGGTGGCCGAGGTCGTGGCGTTCGGACGCCATCCCTACCGGCGGGGCTTCGGCGGACCGAGCGTCGAGGACCGCAGCGCCGTCGACCGTGCCATGGGCGTCACCGGGGTGCGGGACATGGCCGGCCGGCTCGTCGGGGAACTCTCGGGCGGGGAGATGCAGCGTGTCTGGCTCGCGGCATGCCTGGCCCAGGACACCGGCGTCGTGCTGCTGGACGAGCCGACCAACCACCTCGACCTGCGCTACCAGATCGAGACACTCGACCTGGTGCGCGATCTCGTCGAGGAGCACGGCATCGCCGTCGGGATCGTGCTGCACGACCTCGACCAGGCGTCCCGTGTCGCGGACACCCTCATCCTGATGAGCTCCGGCCGCGTGCACGCGGCCGGCAAACCCGTCGACGTCCTCACCGCCGAGAACATCAGCGAGGTCTACGACATCCGCGTCGAAGTCGCCGTCGATCCCCGCACGGGCCGCCTTCGCATCGACCCCATCGGGCGGTACCCCGCCTGA
- a CDS encoding DUF6584 family protein — protein sequence MPLTETLARIDADLVAGRIPVARQRLRGLLSSFPHDLTLRRRLAEVYRLYGDAAEAGRWMYLEEDRNLDETAAFEARYRSPARRMKALAWHGPETKAGNAFAESQLAAVRGACADKLGRPVDWTRPASYQDGLKDEHEPPSEPLTPGGVLAGVGCVVAVLGFLAIWVNGLVALFD from the coding sequence ATGCCCTTGACAGAGACCCTCGCCCGTATCGACGCGGACCTGGTCGCCGGGCGGATCCCCGTCGCGCGCCAGCGCCTGCGCGGTCTCCTCTCGTCCTTCCCGCACGACCTGACGCTCCGCCGTCGTCTGGCCGAGGTGTACCGCCTGTACGGCGACGCCGCCGAGGCCGGGCGCTGGATGTACCTCGAAGAGGACCGGAACCTCGACGAGACCGCCGCCTTCGAGGCCCGGTACCGGTCTCCCGCGCGGCGGATGAAGGCACTGGCCTGGCACGGCCCCGAGACGAAGGCAGGCAACGCCTTCGCGGAGTCACAGCTGGCGGCGGTGCGCGGCGCCTGCGCCGATAAGCTGGGCCGTCCCGTCGACTGGACCCGTCCCGCCTCCTACCAGGACGGCCTCAAGGATGAACACGAGCCGCCCTCCGAGCCGTTGACGCCAGGCGGCGTGCTGGCGGGCGTCGGCTGCGTGGTGGCGGTCCTCGGATTCCTGGCGATCTGGGTGAACGGACTCGTTGCCCTCTTCGACTGA
- a CDS encoding class I SAM-dependent methyltransferase: MTAKPSGVWATAVGVARVRARETRRENPLFLDPLAEAFAVAGGLPVDGEPLHAPVDEAARRRWGAVGLSIVVRTRFLDELLGDAAAAGCRQVVLLGAGMDSRAYRLDWPSGTRLFEIDTAEPLDFKESVLRAERAEPHCERITVPVDLRDDWPGALSASGHDPALPTVWIAEGLLIYLPQDAVDRLLGQVGELSASGSRMGLTLGQPGVLERFAQDTGTPASMWLSEMPSDPVTWLDGLGWDARAYTLRERAAAYGRPVATPEEQPPRHGGLISAVRR; encoded by the coding sequence ATGACAGCGAAGCCCTCCGGGGTCTGGGCCACGGCCGTCGGGGTCGCTCGGGTCCGAGCCCGCGAGACCCGGCGCGAGAACCCCTTGTTCCTGGACCCGCTCGCGGAGGCATTCGCGGTCGCCGGTGGCCTGCCGGTGGACGGGGAACCGCTGCACGCGCCCGTGGACGAAGCGGCCCGTCGGCGCTGGGGCGCGGTCGGGCTCTCGATCGTGGTCCGCACCCGCTTCCTCGACGAGCTCCTGGGCGACGCGGCCGCAGCGGGCTGCCGCCAGGTGGTCCTGCTCGGCGCCGGCATGGACAGTCGGGCCTATCGACTCGACTGGCCTTCGGGGACCCGTCTGTTCGAGATCGACACGGCAGAACCGCTGGACTTCAAGGAGTCGGTGCTCCGGGCCGAGCGGGCCGAGCCCCACTGCGAGCGGATCACCGTCCCCGTCGACCTGCGTGACGACTGGCCCGGTGCCCTGTCCGCTTCCGGCCACGATCCGGCGCTGCCCACGGTGTGGATCGCTGAGGGCCTGCTGATCTACCTGCCCCAGGACGCGGTCGACCGCCTCCTCGGACAGGTGGGAGAGCTGTCCGCGAGCGGCAGCCGGATGGGCCTGACACTGGGACAGCCCGGGGTCCTCGAACGCTTCGCCCAGGACACCGGCACCCCGGCGTCGATGTGGCTCTCCGAGATGCCGTCGGACCCGGTGACCTGGCTGGACGGTCTCGGGTGGGACGCCCGCGCGTACACCCTGCGTGAACGCGCGGCGGCGTACGGACGACCGGTCGCGACGCCCGAGGAGCAGCCGCCGAGACACGGCGGCCTCATCTCCGCGGTACGCCGCTGA
- a CDS encoding phosphotransferase family protein: MDEVEVVVAHSERATLRVGDMFLKVDADQARIDAEVAAMALAPVPTPEVLWRKPHVLAMAALPGTTVGRLGGPSTGSPGAWAAAGAAIRKLHDAPLPPWPGRGRGLDELRTELDEECEALVTNGVLPADLVTRNRQVAEAALRPWTPAFTHGDLQIAHVFVEDDEVTGIIDWSEAGQGDALYDLATFTLGHEEHLDDVIAGYGTDVDLAVIHAWWALRSLLVVRWLIEHGFDPFTAGCEVDVLRSRM, translated from the coding sequence ATGGATGAGGTCGAAGTCGTCGTCGCCCATTCCGAGCGCGCGACCCTGCGCGTCGGCGACATGTTCCTGAAGGTGGACGCCGATCAGGCGCGCATCGACGCCGAGGTGGCGGCCATGGCCCTGGCGCCGGTCCCGACCCCTGAAGTGCTGTGGCGCAAGCCGCATGTGCTCGCGATGGCCGCACTCCCGGGAACGACGGTCGGACGCCTCGGCGGCCCGTCGACCGGTTCGCCGGGGGCCTGGGCCGCGGCGGGCGCCGCCATCCGGAAGCTGCATGACGCGCCCCTGCCTCCGTGGCCCGGCCGGGGGCGGGGCCTCGACGAGTTGAGGACGGAACTCGACGAGGAGTGCGAGGCGCTCGTGACGAACGGCGTCCTGCCCGCCGACCTGGTCACCCGCAACCGCCAGGTCGCCGAGGCCGCCCTGCGGCCGTGGACTCCGGCGTTCACACACGGCGACCTGCAGATCGCGCACGTCTTCGTCGAGGACGACGAGGTGACCGGCATCATCGACTGGTCCGAGGCGGGGCAGGGTGACGCCCTGTACGACCTCGCCACCTTCACCCTCGGACACGAGGAGCACCTCGACGACGTCATCGCCGGCTACGGCACCGACGTCGATCTGGCCGTGATCCACGCGTGGTGGGCGCTGCGAAGCCTGCTGGTGGTCCGCTGGCTGATCGAGCACGGCTTCGACCCGTTCACGGCAGGCTGCGAGGTCGACGTGCTGAGATCCCGCATGTGA
- a CDS encoding iron-siderophore ABC transporter substrate-binding protein codes for MNRARLLAASASAGLVALAATACGTTDVDKAAPANSASASPASKSCADDTTTTATRPVSFKDGVGRQVKLDHPAQRIAVLEWQQVEDALTLCVTPTAVSDAKGYSTWVSAEKLPAGVTDIGTREEPDLDTLYAAKPDLIVVEAFDADDETIAKLEKRGVPVMATRGANPDDPIGNMRDVFSMIGKATGRTERADQVLKEFDQHLAKAKQQVVDADLPTNDFLFFDGWLEGGNLTIRPYSDGALFTEIGKELGMKPAWTNDVNKAHGDGGVDPAYGLAQTDVEGLAAVGNANIFYANDEGAGGYVAALAKNPIWKTLPAVKEGRAHAFPARVWGAGGPRSCEQAIDAYVDVLDKK; via the coding sequence ATGAACCGTGCCCGTCTCCTGGCGGCTTCAGCCTCCGCAGGTCTCGTCGCCCTCGCCGCGACGGCCTGCGGAACCACCGACGTCGACAAGGCCGCGCCCGCCAACAGCGCGAGCGCGTCGCCTGCCTCGAAGAGCTGCGCCGACGACACCACGACCACCGCGACGCGGCCGGTCTCCTTCAAGGACGGCGTCGGCCGGCAGGTGAAGCTCGACCACCCCGCCCAGCGGATCGCGGTCCTCGAATGGCAGCAGGTGGAAGACGCCCTGACCCTGTGCGTCACCCCGACCGCGGTCTCCGACGCCAAGGGGTACAGCACCTGGGTCAGCGCGGAGAAGCTGCCCGCGGGCGTGACCGACATCGGCACCCGTGAGGAGCCCGACCTCGACACGCTCTACGCCGCCAAGCCCGACCTCATCGTCGTGGAGGCGTTCGACGCCGACGACGAGACCATCGCGAAGCTGGAGAAGCGGGGCGTCCCCGTGATGGCGACCCGAGGCGCTAACCCGGACGACCCGATCGGCAACATGCGGGACGTGTTCAGCATGATCGGCAAGGCCACGGGACGCACCGAGCGCGCCGACCAGGTGCTCAAGGAGTTCGACCAGCACCTGGCGAAGGCCAAGCAGCAGGTCGTCGACGCCGACCTGCCGACGAACGACTTCCTGTTCTTCGACGGATGGCTCGAGGGCGGCAACCTCACCATCCGCCCCTACAGCGACGGCGCCCTGTTCACCGAGATAGGCAAGGAACTCGGCATGAAGCCCGCGTGGACCAACGACGTCAACAAGGCGCACGGCGACGGCGGCGTCGACCCCGCCTACGGCCTCGCACAGACCGACGTCGAGGGACTCGCCGCCGTGGGTAACGCCAACATCTTCTACGCCAACGACGAGGGAGCTGGCGGGTACGTCGCGGCGCTGGCCAAGAACCCGATCTGGAAGACCCTCCCGGCCGTCAAGGAGGGCCGCGCGCACGCGTTCCCGGCGCGTGTCTGGGGCGCCGGCGGTCCGCGCTCCTGCGAGCAGGCGATCGACGCCTACGTCGACGTCCTCGACAAGAAGTGA
- a CDS encoding peptidase C39 family protein — protein MPSRQEAPVKNIVVAFVPDALPDQLRRLVRQDVLERWLAVDRSLHTPHVVAVAAADGQDWVAAALVTARPHTAYLKIVDAVGDVPAALEAVVDHARGRELAQVTWEGWTADPEEAAAAGFVPLRPPLALSEGAAGPATGYIRRLHDGVVTEPPYYGQTTHFTCGAVTALVAQAHAGVMPSEEFDRRAELSLWREATNFLACEPVGLGVAVHRRWPASPVTVHLDTDRPVLIDHLPAGEQEWRAVLQSASRTEAERIGVPIDPNPLSITAIREAIGRQESVLLLVSLAAMQGFDVPHWVLCHGVTPDAVVIEDPWANAATGDTWVDAHLLPVPDPSLATMSTVSGDRIHGTVIIGHA, from the coding sequence ATGCCGTCCCGACAGGAAGCGCCCGTGAAGAACATCGTCGTCGCGTTCGTGCCCGACGCGTTGCCGGATCAGCTGAGGCGGCTGGTGCGCCAGGACGTGCTGGAGCGCTGGCTGGCGGTCGACCGTTCCCTCCACACCCCTCACGTCGTCGCCGTCGCGGCCGCCGATGGTCAGGACTGGGTCGCCGCGGCCCTGGTGACGGCCCGTCCGCACACGGCCTATCTGAAGATCGTCGATGCCGTCGGCGACGTACCGGCAGCCCTTGAGGCCGTGGTCGACCACGCACGCGGGAGGGAACTCGCCCAGGTCACGTGGGAAGGCTGGACAGCGGACCCCGAGGAGGCCGCTGCCGCGGGCTTCGTCCCGTTGCGTCCTCCACTCGCCCTGTCGGAGGGTGCGGCAGGGCCCGCCACCGGCTACATCCGCCGGCTGCACGACGGCGTGGTGACCGAACCCCCGTACTACGGGCAGACCACGCACTTCACCTGTGGTGCCGTCACCGCCCTGGTCGCGCAGGCGCACGCGGGTGTGATGCCCAGTGAGGAGTTCGACCGCCGGGCTGAACTGTCCCTGTGGCGCGAGGCGACCAACTTCCTCGCGTGTGAACCCGTCGGCCTCGGCGTCGCGGTGCACCGCCGGTGGCCGGCGTCCCCCGTCACCGTCCACCTGGACACGGACCGCCCGGTACTGATCGACCATCTCCCCGCAGGCGAACAGGAATGGCGGGCGGTCCTCCAGAGCGCATCCCGTACGGAGGCCGAACGAATCGGCGTGCCGATTGACCCGAACCCCCTTTCCATCACAGCGATCCGGGAGGCGATCGGCCGACAGGAGAGCGTCCTGCTCCTGGTCTCGCTCGCCGCCATGCAGGGGTTCGACGTGCCGCACTGGGTGCTCTGCCACGGTGTCACGCCCGACGCCGTCGTGATCGAGGACCCGTGGGCCAACGCGGCGACGGGCGACACCTGGGTCGACGCCCATCTGCTGCCGGTGCCCGACCCCTCGCTCGCCACGATGTCGACCGTCTCGGGGGACCGCATCCACGGCACGGTGATCATCGGGCACGCGTAG
- a CDS encoding DUF6243 family protein, whose translation MTVSKNINNPVGQGGGQRKKLSRAERQNNGPYRNLDRQGAADQKAELVRKMREKAAAAEGAGQAGDATAQS comes from the coding sequence ATGACCGTCAGCAAGAACATCAACAACCCCGTGGGCCAGGGCGGTGGCCAGCGCAAGAAGCTGTCCCGCGCCGAGCGACAGAACAACGGGCCGTACCGCAACCTCGACCGTCAGGGCGCCGCCGACCAGAAGGCCGAGCTGGTGCGCAAGATGCGCGAGAAGGCGGCCGCGGCCGAGGGTGCCGGGCAGGCGGGCGACGCCACCGCACAGAGCTGA
- a CDS encoding helix-turn-helix domain-containing protein: protein MVRSSRGEASPGMWRREAGTVVLRAAALPERTVEPFVINAGLHIPRVPTEWSPHSHPQHELVWVRGGTLTSRVRDRVFTVSEGHGLWMPAGVVHGGRATAGAEFHDAFFAPDRTPIAFEEPKAIAMTPLLESLLTHLSRTDLDAAARTRAEAVVFDVLVPSEHQFALQLPGDSRIDAIAEALLDDPADGRSLEEWARLLGVSDRTVTRAFRRATGLSFAQWRQVLRVHRALTLLSEGFDVMTISETLGYAQPSSFIAAFRRVMGTTPGAYFSTADDARGGVRIPVSRVPNSGLSA, encoded by the coding sequence ATGGTTCGATCTTCCCGAGGTGAGGCGAGCCCCGGGATGTGGCGCCGCGAGGCCGGAACTGTCGTGCTTCGGGCGGCCGCGCTGCCGGAGCGGACCGTGGAACCCTTCGTCATCAACGCCGGGCTCCACATCCCCCGCGTTCCCACGGAGTGGTCACCGCACTCGCATCCTCAGCACGAACTCGTGTGGGTGCGGGGCGGGACGCTCACGTCACGGGTGCGGGACCGCGTCTTCACCGTGTCCGAGGGACATGGGCTGTGGATGCCCGCCGGTGTGGTGCACGGAGGTCGGGCCACGGCCGGCGCCGAGTTCCACGACGCCTTCTTCGCCCCCGACCGCACGCCGATCGCCTTCGAGGAACCGAAGGCGATCGCGATGACTCCGCTGCTGGAGTCACTGCTGACGCACCTGTCCCGCACGGATCTCGACGCGGCGGCGAGGACCCGGGCCGAGGCGGTCGTGTTCGACGTGCTCGTGCCGTCGGAGCACCAGTTCGCCCTGCAGCTTCCCGGCGACTCCCGGATCGACGCGATCGCCGAGGCCCTGCTGGACGATCCCGCCGACGGCCGGTCGCTGGAGGAGTGGGCGCGACTGCTGGGCGTCAGCGACCGCACGGTCACCCGGGCGTTTCGTCGCGCGACCGGTCTCTCCTTCGCGCAGTGGCGGCAGGTCCTGCGGGTGCACCGGGCCTTGACGTTGCTGTCCGAGGGGTTCGACGTGATGACCATCTCGGAGACGCTCGGCTACGCGCAGCCCAGTTCCTTCATCGCCGCGTTCCGACGGGTCATGGGGACGACCCCGGGTGCGTACTTCAGCACGGCCGACGACGCCCGCGGAGGTGTCCGGATTCCCGTATCGAGGGTCCCGAACTCCGGATTGTCGGCGTAG
- a CDS encoding isocitrate lyase/PEP mutase family protein, translating into MDFRTTVERAQRLKQLHAENKPLVLPTVWDVWSARAAAGAGFHALTIGSHPLADSRGADDHEGQTFEEVLAAVRPIVAAVDIPVSVDLEAGYGQKPADLIAGLTEVGGVGLNVEDTVHSDGGRVRSTQEHANYIAGLRAAADDAGIPVWVNGRTDLFLHAKDPSAVLDEAIERLRALEQAGADSVYPVGIQDNDELLTAVTGAVTVPVNSTAHPVKHDLERFRRLGVGRITYGPLLQFALTDAIKDMLGPWAP; encoded by the coding sequence ATGGACTTTCGCACCACCGTTGAGCGCGCTCAACGCCTCAAGCAGCTGCACGCCGAGAACAAGCCGCTCGTGCTGCCGACCGTCTGGGACGTCTGGTCCGCGCGGGCGGCCGCCGGCGCCGGGTTCCACGCGCTGACGATCGGCAGCCATCCGCTCGCCGACTCCCGCGGGGCCGACGACCACGAGGGGCAGACCTTCGAGGAGGTACTCGCCGCCGTCAGGCCGATCGTCGCAGCGGTCGACATCCCCGTGTCCGTGGACCTGGAGGCCGGGTACGGCCAGAAGCCCGCGGATCTCATCGCCGGCCTGACCGAAGTCGGAGGCGTGGGTCTCAACGTCGAGGACACCGTCCACTCGGACGGCGGACGGGTGCGCAGCACGCAGGAGCACGCGAACTACATCGCCGGCCTGCGCGCGGCGGCCGACGACGCCGGGATCCCTGTGTGGGTCAACGGGCGTACCGACCTCTTCCTGCACGCGAAGGATCCCTCCGCCGTCCTCGACGAGGCGATCGAGCGACTGCGGGCCCTGGAGCAGGCCGGTGCCGACAGCGTCTACCCGGTGGGGATCCAGGACAACGACGAACTGCTGACCGCGGTGACCGGCGCCGTGACCGTTCCCGTGAACTCCACGGCTCATCCCGTCAAGCACGACCTCGAGCGCTTCCGCCGCCTCGGCGTCGGCCGGATCACCTACGGCCCGCTGCTGCAGTTCGCGCTGACGGACGCGATCAAGGACATGCTCGGTCCCTGGGCGCCCTAG
- a CDS encoding nucleotidyl transferase AbiEii/AbiGii toxin family protein — MSGTAWDGFGWQDAEIPREPLDEATRVAQQLPRTLQPVPGEDVVQRPVFDPSLKHFQNAYRATDPRFSDPTRGVSWRAARRRALHLVLDAIAASQWREALVLRGSVLMSMWFPDEAREPGDLDFVVVPHTWKIDEDRTHQMLHGIAAAAQTLAEERGSEVEISASGAVIEGIWTYDRVPGSRMVLPWGAPGLPGGHVQLDFVFNEHLPEAAEPVELPGGTVLQAATPELSLAWKLMWLINDMHPQGKDLYDAVLLAERHVLGYDLLHEVFRLSGEWPSPGSERRIRSADVTESVKHVEWDHFVTEYPRFRDAEREYAERLVRAVATTFQDDVDG; from the coding sequence ATGAGTGGAACGGCGTGGGACGGGTTCGGTTGGCAGGACGCCGAGATCCCCCGGGAACCGTTGGACGAGGCCACCCGCGTCGCGCAGCAGCTGCCCAGGACGCTGCAACCGGTGCCAGGGGAGGACGTGGTGCAGCGCCCTGTCTTCGACCCGTCGCTCAAGCACTTCCAGAACGCCTACCGCGCGACCGATCCGCGGTTCAGCGATCCGACGCGCGGCGTGTCGTGGCGTGCGGCCCGGCGCCGGGCCCTCCACCTGGTGCTGGACGCGATCGCCGCGTCGCAGTGGAGGGAGGCACTGGTGCTGCGGGGCAGCGTGCTGATGTCGATGTGGTTCCCGGACGAGGCTCGCGAGCCCGGTGACCTGGACTTCGTCGTGGTCCCCCACACCTGGAAGATCGACGAGGACCGTACCCACCAGATGCTGCACGGGATCGCCGCGGCAGCTCAGACGCTGGCCGAGGAGCGCGGATCCGAGGTCGAGATCTCGGCGTCGGGCGCGGTGATCGAGGGCATCTGGACCTACGACCGGGTACCGGGCAGCCGCATGGTGCTGCCGTGGGGTGCGCCGGGGCTGCCCGGCGGCCACGTCCAGCTCGACTTCGTGTTCAACGAACACCTGCCTGAAGCCGCCGAGCCGGTAGAACTGCCCGGCGGCACCGTCCTGCAGGCGGCCACCCCCGAACTGTCCCTCGCCTGGAAGTTGATGTGGCTGATCAACGACATGCACCCCCAGGGTAAGGATCTGTACGACGCCGTTCTGCTGGCCGAACGGCACGTGCTCGGCTACGACTTGCTGCACGAGGTGTTCAGGCTGTCGGGCGAGTGGCCCTCTCCGGGCAGCGAGCGGCGGATCCGGTCCGCGGACGTGACGGAGTCGGTCAAGCACGTGGAGTGGGACCACTTCGTCACCGAGTACCCGCGCTTCAGGGACGCCGAGCGGGAGTACGCGGAGCGGCTGGTACGGGCTGTGGCGACGACGTTCCAGGATGATGTCGACGGCTGA
- a CDS encoding iron ABC transporter permease, which yields MSAPPGSPAGGGAAPRAERGGGPAGAAVLGLLLLVTTLVGLWHLTQGTSGVGVADLLRHLAGEREKAGGPPVAEIISGSRVPRLLAGVAVGFGLGCAGTLLQSVTHNALASPDTLAVTAGSYFTLTLIAAFGLAVPLWASGAVAFAGGLVAAALVLLLAGRAAGTAGTRLILAGSAMAMALDAASGMLLILFDQNTTGLFAWGSGSLAQLNIDASMRALPLVAVVSCVALALSRRLDVMNLGDDAASTLGVPIRTTRVTAVLCAVLLTSTAVTLAGPISFVGLGAPVLARLIAARVGALRRHLYLVPAAGLLGALLILLADATLRAVQGADGAASIPTGVPTGLLGSVVIVVLALRLRDTGRLQHPPHAKVAARSRRAFLLVVFGTLVLLAGAILVATLAGSLWLRTGDIALWVRGAAPDLIGQALDDRVPRVAAAVLAGAALGLAGCVVQGAVRNPLAEPGILGITAGAGLGAAGVVTSDLSGGRTVLIAVAVLAGLATFTVIALLAWRGGFLPDRFVLIGIGCGYGLSSITTFLLLRADPYNTPRIFTWLSGTTYGRTLPDVLPVAVALTIALPVLLAMRSRLDLLAVDEDTPRIVGVNVERTRLGALAIAAVLAALSVVAVGVVGFVGLVAPHLARSLVGARHGRSIPVAMLLGALLVCVADALGRTVVVPAQVPAGLMIALVGGPYFIWVLRKSRA from the coding sequence GTGAGCGCTCCTCCCGGGTCGCCGGCCGGCGGAGGAGCGGCGCCGCGTGCCGAGCGCGGCGGCGGCCCCGCCGGGGCGGCCGTCCTCGGACTGCTTCTCCTCGTGACCACCCTCGTGGGCCTGTGGCACCTGACGCAGGGGACGTCGGGTGTCGGCGTCGCGGACCTGCTGCGCCACCTCGCCGGTGAACGCGAGAAGGCCGGCGGACCGCCGGTCGCCGAGATCATCTCCGGCTCGCGTGTTCCGCGTCTGCTCGCCGGGGTGGCTGTGGGCTTCGGCCTCGGCTGCGCCGGCACGCTGCTCCAGTCCGTCACCCACAACGCGCTCGCCTCACCCGACACCCTCGCGGTCACAGCCGGGTCCTACTTCACGCTCACCCTCATCGCCGCCTTCGGCCTCGCGGTCCCGCTGTGGGCGTCCGGAGCCGTCGCCTTCGCGGGCGGCCTGGTCGCCGCGGCACTCGTGCTGCTGCTCGCGGGACGCGCCGCGGGCACCGCGGGCACCCGTCTCATCCTCGCCGGATCCGCCATGGCGATGGCCCTGGACGCTGCGTCCGGGATGCTCCTGATCCTGTTCGACCAGAACACGACCGGTCTCTTCGCGTGGGGGAGCGGTTCGCTCGCCCAGCTCAACATCGACGCGTCGATGCGAGCCCTGCCGCTCGTGGCGGTGGTCTCCTGCGTCGCCCTGGCTCTGTCCCGACGGCTGGACGTGATGAACCTCGGCGACGACGCCGCGTCCACCCTCGGCGTGCCGATCCGCACCACCCGCGTGACCGCTGTTCTCTGCGCGGTACTCCTCACCAGCACCGCGGTGACGCTCGCCGGTCCGATCTCCTTCGTCGGCCTCGGCGCCCCCGTCCTGGCCCGCCTGATCGCCGCGCGGGTGGGGGCACTGCGCCGGCATCTCTACCTGGTACCCGCGGCCGGGCTGCTCGGAGCACTGCTCATCCTCCTCGCGGACGCCACCCTGCGCGCCGTACAGGGCGCCGACGGGGCCGCCTCCATCCCCACCGGCGTGCCGACCGGACTGCTGGGCTCCGTCGTGATCGTGGTCCTCGCTCTGCGACTGCGGGACACCGGCCGGCTCCAGCACCCTCCGCACGCGAAGGTCGCCGCACGGTCCCGACGCGCCTTCCTCCTCGTCGTGTTCGGCACGCTGGTCCTCCTTGCGGGGGCGATCCTCGTGGCGACCCTGGCAGGAAGCCTCTGGCTGCGGACGGGCGACATCGCGCTCTGGGTACGAGGCGCCGCCCCCGACCTGATCGGCCAGGCTCTCGACGACCGGGTCCCGCGCGTGGCAGCGGCGGTCCTCGCCGGCGCGGCACTCGGACTGGCCGGATGCGTCGTACAGGGCGCGGTACGCAACCCGCTGGCGGAGCCGGGCATTCTGGGCATCACGGCGGGCGCCGGGCTGGGCGCGGCGGGCGTCGTCACCTCCGACCTGTCGGGGGGACGGACGGTGCTCATCGCCGTCGCGGTCCTGGCCGGCCTGGCCACGTTCACTGTGATCGCCCTGCTGGCCTGGCGCGGCGGCTTCCTGCCCGACCGGTTCGTACTGATCGGCATCGGCTGCGGGTACGGCCTCAGCTCCATCACCACCTTCCTGCTGCTGCGCGCCGACCCGTACAACACGCCCCGGATCTTCACCTGGCTCTCCGGTACGACCTACGGCCGCACGCTGCCCGACGTCCTGCCGGTCGCGGTGGCCCTGACGATCGCACTGCCCGTGCTGCTCGCCATGCGCAGCCGACTCGATCTGCTCGCCGTCGACGAGGACACCCCGCGCATCGTCGGTGTCAACGTGGAACGCACACGGCTCGGAGCACTCGCGATCGCCGCCGTGCTCGCGGCGCTCAGCGTGGTCGCCGTCGGGGTCGTCGGCTTCGTCGGGCTCGTCGCCCCGCACCTCGCCCGGTCGCTGGTGGGCGCCCGGCACGGCCGGTCGATCCCGGTCGCGATGCTGCTCGGCGCCCTGCTGGTGTGCGTGGCCGACGCCCTCGGCCGCACCGTCGTCGTACCTGCCCAGGTGCCCGCAGGGCTCATGATCGCGCTGGTCGGTGGGCCGTACTTCATCTGGGTGCTCCGCAAGTCCCGCGCGTGA